The Paenibacillus wynnii DNA window TGTGTATTTCCCGCAGAACTGGAATAACCAAGGTTGCTCCTGTCAGCAAGGGTGCCAGACTGAGCAGTGATACCGAGTGATAGACTCCCTCTGCCCAATCCGCTATTCGGCGCAGCTCCGGGGCAATGGCCCAAATCAACAGCGTGTAAGGAATCAATATCCGCGGCTTCAGTATCGCCAGTATAAAGGCGGGAAACAAAATGCCGGATAATATCACTCCCTGAAGACTGCTGGTTGAACTAAGCTTGGCACTGGCAAAACCGATCATCAGGGGAAGAAGGATACAAATGGCTGCTAATGTGACAGGCAAGGAAAACGAAAGGAATTCACCGAACTTCTTACCCGCGTTCCCTGTCCGTACATTCATTCAAGCCCTCCTCCTTTCACCTTTTTCCGCTTGCGCATTTCCTTGAGCAGCAGAACCAGGAATTGGGCATCGTCTACAAGATATCTTTTCCAGAGTCGTCCAGGTTCTTGGCTAAGCCGCCAGAACCATTCCAGTCCTGTTCTTTGCATGAAGTCCGGCGCCCGCTTTACTGAGCCTGAGAGGAAATCAAAAGTCGCTCCCACTCCGATGGAAATCGGTGCCTGATAGGACATGTAATGGCGGTAAATCCACTTTTCCTGCTTAGGGGCGCCTACACCGACGAATACGATATCCGGCTGACAATCCGTAAGCATTTGGATGATTCTCTTGTTCTCTTCCTCATTATTCTCAAATCCATAAGAAGGAGAGTAACAGCCAACGACGTTGATTTGCGGATAAGCTGCTTTAAGATTCATCGTAGCCTTCTCCGGTACCCCTTGTGCGGAACCTAAGAAGAACAACCTGTATTTCCTTTGTTCAAAAGCATTACCCAGCCGGCTGAACAAGTCGGCTCCAGACACCTTTTGTTTGAGCGGTTTACCAAGCATTCGCGATGCCCAGATCAGCGGCATTCCATCAGCAACCACTGCGCCTGCTTCTGAATAAATCGTTTGAAACTCCTTGTCTTTTCTTAGCTTAATGACATGGTCAACATTGCACGTTAGGATGTAGGATTGATTTCTTTCTTGTATCGCCCGATCAATATAATCAAGCAGATCCATGAAATCATAGTTATCGAAATTGACATCGAACATATTTACTTGATTCATCGTATCACTTCTTTTTGTGGGGAATCGGCCTACTGTGAAGATCGGTACAAGCAGTTCAGGTACCAACAGAATGGAATAATAAATTGGACCGTCGACAGTGTGTTGTCAGAGAATGAATAGATTAGAAACCCTGCAATAAAGAACAAATAATAGGGTTTGACCGGCGGCGCCAAAGCTTTGTAAATTAGAGAAAACACAGTGAGCAAGGAAAGCAGCAGCAATATGGCACCGATGTAGCCCCCATCGAAGTAAAACCGGATATATTCGTTGTGAGGAACAACAAAGCCTTTGTACAACGTCCCATCATTAGCTACAGTTACAGCTCCAAGCCCTCTTCCTGTCCAAGGAGAATCCTCAGCCTTATTCAGAAAATACTCCCAAGCCTCGGCCCGCCCTGATAAGTCAATGCCGGTTTCCGTCGTTCTTTCAAAGGAACGCTTTTTGATATTGTCCAGCTGCATAAACACAGCGGCGAAAATCAGAAGAAAGGAGCAGAGCAGCGGGATCAGGAAGTACGTTCTACCCTTAAGATATTGACGGGAAATATCGTAAAAGTAGTATAAAAGCATTAATACCAGTGCCAATATAGGACCCCGTGTACCCGTTCCAATTAGAATGAAAAAATTCAAGGCCAGCATACTGTAGAAAAAACGGGCATTCTGCGGTTTTCGCTTGATTTCAATAAAGGAAACTGCGATCCCCATGAACGCCAGCATCGCCAGATGCGCTGGAATGTTTGCTCCTTGTATTCGTACAGCGCCGGTGAATTCTACGTCCAACAGGTTATGAAGGTTAGCCGCTTGGAGTAAAACACCTGCTACAAGGCTGACTGCCGGCAAAAGGCAGATGATACGGATATGCGTCTCGGCAACTTCCTTCTTCCAGTTGATTAAGAGAAATACAAAGGGAAGTGAAAGTCCGATAAAAGCTTTGATTGCAATGGAGGAGGTCATCTGCGGCAGCCAGCTGGAAAATCCGAAGGTAATGAAGACCAGGACTACCATCACCCACAGAGGATAACTCAATTTGAAACGCAGACCGTTTACTAGAATGCACGGTACCAGCAACCCGACAATAGCCAGCTTATACAGCGATAGTATTTCCATCCCGAACAAGCTGCCGTTATACAAAAAGTTAATGGAAATTGCAGTCGTTAAAAGAACGAAGTAGCTGATCCATTCAGGCCTTGAAATTGAAACGCCCAATAGGATAATCAGAAGTACTGCTGCAATGGCTAGAACCGGTTGGTAGATGACCGCTGTTCCGAGAAACAGGGCTGACAATAACAAGAGCATCCCGTATGGCAGGGCGTTCATTTTGGAGGCCCAATGAAAATTAGTCATGTCTTTTCCTCACCCCGCTGCGGATTCCCTCTTTCGGTTAAAGACCATATTCAGAGTTCCGCGAATACTCTCTAGCCGACATTTGTTCAAAAGCCTTCTTCCCTGACTCCTTGAAAGGATGGAGTCTACCAGTACATACACTATTTTGGCGGCCGTTTTTCCCAACAGGAGCACGTTACCTGTGAGACCCTCCCGCTTCATAGCGTTAGATATGCCCTGGCTGTAATATCGTTTCATTATCCAGGACTCCGTCAGTCGACTTGCCGGTACAAAATGATCGACAGCCATTAGCGGGTGATACAGGATGGAATGCCCTTCTTTTTGCATTTGCCCGAACAGCCAGGCCTCTTCACCTGAGAGAAGCGATTCTCCCTTTCTTCCGAGCTCCAGAGGAAACAGGCTGAGATCAAATACGATTTTCCGCATAGCCATATTGGCTCCGCAGGGATGAAGGCGTCCGGGATATTCCCGAATCCGGTTGCCCAGATCGACAATGGTATAAGGGAGTTCGAAGGGCTTGATCAGCCATTCTGGACGTTTACTCTCGAATATCGGAGCAATTCTCCCGCCCATAGCCATGACTTCCGGTCTCTCCGCAAAGGTGGACACAATCGTTGTGATCCATGTCTTGCAAGGAATAGCATCATCGTCCAGAAAGGCAATAAGCTGAGACTTTGAGGCCAGAATTCCTGTATTCCGTGCTGCGGAAAGTCCCTGTACCGGTTCTAGAATATAACGGGTATCAATATCATCCACGTTCCTATCGATAAAATCCTTTACAACAGTTTCTGTATGATCTTTAGAACGATTATCCACTACAATGATCTCGGCAAGGTCCAAATTCTCCAGCAACACCAGGGATTGAAGGGTTTTGTTAAGTAAACCTGCCCGATTGTAAGTACAGATAATAATGGAAACCTTAGGAACGAGTCCGTATTCACGCATCGGCATTCACCTAATTTCCAAAAAATTAATAGGCATCTTTTGAACCAAGAAGCATTAAGCCTGTCTTGGCAATAATCTTCAAATCGAGCATGGTACTGCGAATATGAATATAAGTTAAATCAAGCTGTACCATCTCATCAAAACCTACGCTGTTTCTAGCATGCACCTGCCAATATCCCGTACACCCAGGCGTTACTGTAAGACGCTGTTTGTCATAATCCGTATACTCAGCTACCTCTTCAGGAAGTGGAGGACGCGGACCTACCAGACTCATATGGCCGATCAGTACATTCCACAGTTGTGGAAGTTCGTCAATGCTCGTCTTACGCAAGAATCTTCCTGTCCGTGTAATACGGGGATCGTTCTTAATCTTGAACATCGCTCCGCTTACCTCGTTATGGGCTAACAAATTCTTCTTCAGCTCTTCGGCATTGGATACCATAGATCTGAACTTATACATAGGGAACTGCTTCTCATCTTTGCCTACACGATTTTGCCAAAAGAAGACTTTACCCTTCGGATCTTCCAGCTTAATCAGCACAGCAACTACAACGAATAAGGGCAGCAGTACAAGAAGACCAAGAGCGGAGAAAATGATGTCAATCATCCGTTTCATTACAAGATAGGAATCCGAATCTTTCGTTCCTTCCTTGGTATGCAGCATGTAAAGTTTCGGCAGGACGTACTCATAATCTTCCGGCAGTTTTTGCATGCTCATTTTCTCCTCATTCCTCCTTGGATTGTATGAAGCACCAGCTTCGTTTGATCAATTTCCTTACCCGTTCGCGGCTGTTTGACCAGCCTTGCTTAACCATTCCGCCATTGCGTCCATCAAAGGATAGCGCAGATCTTCTTTTTGTAATGCGAACTCTAATGTGGTTAAAATATATCCTAAGCGTTCGCCCACATCATATCTCGTGCCTTCAAAGTTGTAGGCATAGACCCGCTCACTTTGGTTCAGCTTTTGGATGGCATCCGTCAGCTGAATTTCGCCTCCGGCCCCCTTCTCTTGCAGGTCCAGATACTTGAAAATCTTAGGTGTAAATACATAACGGCCCATGATCGCCAGATTGGAAGGTGCCGTCCCCAGTGGCGGTTTCTCCACGAAGTTGTTAACGCGGTACAGTCGATCCTCTTGAAAATCCGGTTCAATAATTCCGTAACGGTTGGTGAATTCATCGGGAACCATTTGTACACCGATTACCGAGTTTTGCGTTTCTTCATATTGATCGATCAACTGCTTAAGGCAAGGAGTCTGACCCGTTACAATATCATCGCCGAGCATAACGCCAAAGGGTTCGTCCCCGATAAATCGTCTGGCGCACCAGACTGCATGGCCCAAGCCTTTGGGTTCTTTTTGACGAATATAGTGAATTTCAACCTTGGAAGAACGTTGAACTTCTTTTAGAAGCTCCATCTTGCCGTCCTCCAGCAGACGCTGTTCCAATTCAAAATTGTTATCGAAATGATCTTCGATGGCTCTTTTACCTTTACCGGTAACAATAATGATGTCTTCAATTCCGGAAGCGATCGCTTCCTCCACAATGTACTGAATCGTAGGTTTATTGATGATAGGAAGCATTTCCTTAGGCATTGCTTTGGTTGCAGGAAGAAAGCGCGTTCCTAGCCCAGCTGCAGGGATAATAACTTTTTTGACCTTTTTCATCGCACTAACCTCCTTAAGTTTTGTAAGCTTAGACTTCATTTCTTGGATCAGCTATTTGGCTTGGTTCATGGCAATACCGAGTATTTTGGAACCGGCTTGCTCCATAAGTACTTTAACCTTACGTATGGAGTCCCGCTTCGATTTACCGTAACGGGCAACGAGGATAACACCGTCACTGTAAGGGGCAAGTATACGGGCATCGCTGTACTCTACTGCCGGCGGAGTATCGAGCAGGATTAGATCATGGCTTTCTTTCAGCTCATCCAGCAAAATCGTCATTTTCTCACTGCCCAGCAAATCCGGCGGACTAACTTTGGTTACACCGGCAGGAATCACTGTGAGATTCGCAAGACTTCCATAAGCCGAGATATCACTCGATTTCTCTGCCCCGCTCAGGTAGGACGTAAGTCCATCACTGCCTTCTATTCCAAATACGGAATGAAGGCTGGGATTGCGGAGGTTGCAATCAATTACTGCCACTTTCTTGCCATCCTGTACAAAAGATACGGCCAGATTGGCCAGGATTGTTGTCTTCCCCTCACCGGCTTCACCTGAAGTGAACAGCAGCACCGTTCCTTTGTTGCTATTCAGTAGTCCCAAATGCCGGATATAGGTCCGCAGCGAGCGGAAGGACTCCGAAATATACGATGAAGGACTGCTGTCGGCGATAAGACTGTTATTCAGCCGTAACATAAGCACCCTCCCCTACTGTTGCTTTTGCTGACTTCCCAAGATCCCTTTTACGTATTACCGGAATCGTGGCGATAATCGGAAGACCCAGATCATGTTCTGCTTCTTTTTCCGTACGCAGTGTGTTATTGAGTGTCTCCATCAGCAAGATAATTCCTAAGGCAGCCATAAGTGCTACCACAAAGCTAATGATGATGTTCATCATAAAACCGCTATTGGCAGGTGCAGGATTGTCTGTCGGATCAGCAGGAGTCAAGAATGTAACATTGTCCAACTTCATTAGTAAGGGCAAGTTCCGAATGAACGTCTGTGATACCGCATTTACAATCGTAGCCGCCTTCGTGTAGCTCTCGTCCTGAACGCTGATGTTAATTACTTGGCTCTTCTCCGATGATTTAATACTCAGCTTCTGGCTTAGTTCGCCTTCCGTCAGACCGAACTCGGGGTGAGCTGCAACAACACTTTTCATAATGGTTGGCGAGTAGAGGATTTCCTTATAGCTCTCAATGAGGTTGAGGCTGAAATTTAAATCGTTAAGTTTATTACCCTCAGGTGCATTTGCAACATTATTGACCAACAACTGTCCAGAAGCGGAGTAGACGGGTACAACGAAGTTTTTACTTACATAGAAGGTTGTTGCACAAGAGATCATTACAAATATTGTGATTAACCATAACCTTTTCTTTATCAGGTTAATGTAATCTAAAATCGTCCTTTCCACAGTAACCCTCCTTCCGTATAAAATATCTTTGAAAGCAATCATGAAAGTTTCAGTTATCTTACTTTTATTCTATCAAGTCGCTTGTTTTACCACATGGCTCATACCATCACTTTCCTCTTCACTTTCGAGTTAGTCCGTCTACTGCTTACGAGGGGGCGTATGGTATACTTTTGTACCATATACAAAACTGTAATAAGCTGCTCGACAAAAAAAGCCCCTGCAAGGCCCTCGCAGAAGCTAGTCGTAAAACTATTGATTCATTCAGAAGATGTTTAGTTGGACCTTAGAAAAAAACAAAAACACGGACATAACGTCCGTGCATTAAAGGTTACTCGTAGGACATTTCGTATTTCGTAATTCCTACAGCGTTGGCATAAAGGGCGGCCTGTGTACGATCCGCTACCTGAAGCTTTGCAAGAATCTGGCTCACATGCTTCTTGACCGTAAATTCGCTGATATATAGCCGGGAAGCAATTTCCCGATTACACGCACCCTGTCCGAGTTCAATCAACACTTCCTTTTCCTTCGGTGTTAATTCATCGGTCGGACTGCTGACGCTCATTCGCATTTTATCCTCCATAAGCCCGGGGTCATAATATTTACGTCCCTTGTGGACCAACTGGATGGCAAAAAGCAATTCCTCTGGCAGGGCTTCCTTCAATACATAGCCGTCTACCAGCACTTCCTCAGCCTTCAGGAAATCCTCTCGACTCGCGGAGGAGGTTAAGAGTATAAATTTACTAGTGATTCCATTTGCTCTAGCCATCTTAATTACATCCAGCCCTGATTCATCGGCAAGCTTCAGATCGATCAATACTAAATCAGGCTGAATTTCTTGAAATACACGAAGTGCTTCAGTACCATTTGTGGCCTCGCCAGCAAACTGCACATTAGGTTGCATAGATATGACTGCTGCCAGCCCTCTTCTAACCAACGGGTGATCATCTACAATGACGATTTTCATTGAACGACCTCCTTGCTAATTTTATGCGTTCTTTAATTCGGCCACACCAACCGGTATAGAAATCATTATTCTTGTTCCCGCAGTTTCATTACTTGTAAGTTGGAACTCGCCGCCTAGGGACTGGCTTAAATGCTGCATGTTCTTCATGCCAAGCCCACCCGTATGTTCCTCTGACTCTGACCACAGCAGGCTGGTATCAAATCCTACCCCGTCATCGCTTATAGAGAGCTTTATCCATTTCGGCTTCAGTGACAGCTCCACTTCTATCCTTCTGGCAGCACCATGACGAATGGCGTTGCCTGTAGCTTCCGAAATAATTCGAAAGAGAGCTTTATGATATGGATAAGGGAGACTGAAATCATCCCCCGTTATTTTTAGTTCAATCTCCACGTCGTTTAATCGTGACAAGCTTTTTAAATGTGACCTTACCATCCCGAGCCAGGTCGGACCGCCGCTCTTCTTAGAGCTTAAGCTATAAATGGTAATCCGCAGCTCTTTGGCAACCTTTGTAGCCGAATCGTGAATAAGTTCTATTTGCTCTTCTAACTGGGCTTCTGTCATGGTACTCCAAGTCTGCTTCAGGGAATGTGTCGCATACACGATTCCGAACAAACTTTGGGATACACTATCATGCATTTCATCGGCAATCCGGTTCTGCTCATTCGTAACAATCAACCGATTCTCGATTACACCGAGCTCATGACGTTCCAGAATAATTGCGCTTAGCTCCGACAGAAACATCAATTGTTGAATATACCAGCGTCGCCCTTCCAGTCCTTCTGCCGCTTCCAACTTCACGCCAATCATCCCTACAAACCGGGTGCTCATCCGTACAGGCATAAGAAGGAAGTCTCCTAATCCTGGTAGACTTTTAAATATTGGCTCCCGCTGCAATCTCCATTCATGTTCATGCTTTTCCAGCTCTGCAAACAGATATAATTCTTCCTGCTGTTGCCATCCCGTCTGTCGGCTCTGAGGAGCAGGTTCCCCGCTCTTCTTAGCGAACCAGAATAATGCCTTATCTAATTTCGTAAGCTTAACTACATAATCGGTGATTACCTGCCCGATGTTCAAAAAATCATGCTGACTCGACGTTTCTACAATGTTATAGAGCGACTTTATGTGCTCCATGGTTTCATTCGTTCGCGCATCCGCTTCTTCACGCTGGCGTTTCATCCGAACAACCATTTGCATAATAGTAACCGTAAGTACTAGGCTTAGAAACAAGTTTCCGTTATTTAAAATTGCAGAAGACACATTTTTGCTCTCAGTATTCATAAAAAGGTAACAAAATACGACGATGACTCCGATATAACCGAAGAGCAAACTCCAGCCGAAGTAGAAGGTTAAGGATCCTGCAGCTACAAGAACGGGATTAAGAACATAAAGCTTGAATGGACTTTCATATCCGCCTGTTAATAGAGTAAGCAGTATGATACCTGCCATCTCTGTACTCACAACCAGCATTAGAGCCTGAGGTTTGTCGCGAAACCTTCGATAAGTAAGTGTAAATCCCCGAGCGAGGATAAGTAACAGAAGTATAAGTAGCGATTTATATAATATAGAAGGCCCCGATTTACCCAGGATATACATAAGTGATGTGAGGGACAAAGAAAAAAATCTATAAAAGGCAAACATTTTCTCTTCTGAAGTTGATTTAATTTTCATCCAACCACCCTATTCTCCAATTTTGTGGAAAATGCGAGCTTATATGTCTTTGTTTAAAAGCATCATACATGAGAAAAATCACAATAACAAGTTGGCTCACCTCCTGTGACCGCTTACATCACAAATAATTAACGTAATTTTATTCCAATTTATGGGATAAAGCGCATCCATATATCAAAGTCGCCTTAATCTGTTTGTTTTGGCGTTAAGTTCATGTTATGTATGGATCAAAAACACCCCATATACTGAGTAGACGGGGTGTTTTTGAGTTTATGCTCTTATTCTTTGATGTTATGTATGTCTTTAATACCAT harbors:
- a CDS encoding WecB/TagA/CpsF family glycosyltransferase, whose translation is MNQVNMFDVNFDNYDFMDLLDYIDRAIQERNQSYILTCNVDHVIKLRKDKEFQTIYSEAGAVVADGMPLIWASRMLGKPLKQKVSGADLFSRLGNAFEQRKYRLFFLGSAQGVPEKATMNLKAAYPQINVVGCYSPSYGFENNEEENKRIIQMLTDCQPDIVFVGVGAPKQEKWIYRHYMSYQAPISIGVGATFDFLSGSVKRAPDFMQRTGLEWFWRLSQEPGRLWKRYLVDDAQFLVLLLKEMRKRKKVKGGGLE
- a CDS encoding O-antigen ligase family protein, with translation MTNFHWASKMNALPYGMLLLLSALFLGTAVIYQPVLAIAAVLLIILLGVSISRPEWISYFVLLTTAISINFLYNGSLFGMEILSLYKLAIVGLLVPCILVNGLRFKLSYPLWVMVVLVFITFGFSSWLPQMTSSIAIKAFIGLSLPFVFLLINWKKEVAETHIRIICLLPAVSLVAGVLLQAANLHNLLDVEFTGAVRIQGANIPAHLAMLAFMGIAVSFIEIKRKPQNARFFYSMLALNFFILIGTGTRGPILALVLMLLYYFYDISRQYLKGRTYFLIPLLCSFLLIFAAVFMQLDNIKKRSFERTTETGIDLSGRAEAWEYFLNKAEDSPWTGRGLGAVTVANDGTLYKGFVVPHNEYIRFYFDGGYIGAILLLLSLLTVFSLIYKALAPPVKPYYLFFIAGFLIYSFSDNTLSTVQFIIPFCWYLNCLYRSSQ
- a CDS encoding glycosyltransferase; amino-acid sequence: MREYGLVPKVSIIICTYNRAGLLNKTLQSLVLLENLDLAEIIVVDNRSKDHTETVVKDFIDRNVDDIDTRYILEPVQGLSAARNTGILASKSQLIAFLDDDAIPCKTWITTIVSTFAERPEVMAMGGRIAPIFESKRPEWLIKPFELPYTIVDLGNRIREYPGRLHPCGANMAMRKIVFDLSLFPLELGRKGESLLSGEEAWLFGQMQKEGHSILYHPLMAVDHFVPASRLTESWIMKRYYSQGISNAMKREGLTGNVLLLGKTAAKIVYVLVDSILSRSQGRRLLNKCRLESIRGTLNMVFNRKRESAAG
- a CDS encoding sugar transferase, translating into MSMQKLPEDYEYVLPKLYMLHTKEGTKDSDSYLVMKRMIDIIFSALGLLVLLPLFVVVAVLIKLEDPKGKVFFWQNRVGKDEKQFPMYKFRSMVSNAEELKKNLLAHNEVSGAMFKIKNDPRITRTGRFLRKTSIDELPQLWNVLIGHMSLVGPRPPLPEEVAEYTDYDKQRLTVTPGCTGYWQVHARNSVGFDEMVQLDLTYIHIRSTMLDLKIIAKTGLMLLGSKDAY
- the galU gene encoding UTP--glucose-1-phosphate uridylyltransferase GalU → MKKVKKVIIPAAGLGTRFLPATKAMPKEMLPIINKPTIQYIVEEAIASGIEDIIIVTGKGKRAIEDHFDNNFELEQRLLEDGKMELLKEVQRSSKVEIHYIRQKEPKGLGHAVWCARRFIGDEPFGVMLGDDIVTGQTPCLKQLIDQYEETQNSVIGVQMVPDEFTNRYGIIEPDFQEDRLYRVNNFVEKPPLGTAPSNLAIMGRYVFTPKIFKYLDLQEKGAGGEIQLTDAIQKLNQSERVYAYNFEGTRYDVGERLGYILTTLEFALQKEDLRYPLMDAMAEWLSKAGQTAANG
- a CDS encoding CpsD/CapB family tyrosine-protein kinase, with translation MLRLNNSLIADSSPSSYISESFRSLRTYIRHLGLLNSNKGTVLLFTSGEAGEGKTTILANLAVSFVQDGKKVAVIDCNLRNPSLHSVFGIEGSDGLTSYLSGAEKSSDISAYGSLANLTVIPAGVTKVSPPDLLGSEKMTILLDELKESHDLILLDTPPAVEYSDARILAPYSDGVILVARYGKSKRDSIRKVKVLMEQAGSKILGIAMNQAK
- a CDS encoding YveK family protein, translated to MERTILDYINLIKKRLWLITIFVMISCATTFYVSKNFVVPVYSASGQLLVNNVANAPEGNKLNDLNFSLNLIESYKEILYSPTIMKSVVAAHPEFGLTEGELSQKLSIKSSEKSQVINISVQDESYTKAATIVNAVSQTFIRNLPLLMKLDNVTFLTPADPTDNPAPANSGFMMNIIISFVVALMAALGIILLMETLNNTLRTEKEAEHDLGLPIIATIPVIRKRDLGKSAKATVGEGAYVTAE
- a CDS encoding response regulator, producing the protein MKIVIVDDHPLVRRGLAAVISMQPNVQFAGEATNGTEALRVFQEIQPDLVLIDLKLADESGLDVIKMARANGITSKFILLTSSASREDFLKAEEVLVDGYVLKEALPEELLFAIQLVHKGRKYYDPGLMEDKMRMSVSSPTDELTPKEKEVLIELGQGACNREIASRLYISEFTVKKHVSQILAKLQVADRTQAALYANAVGITKYEMSYE
- a CDS encoding sensor histidine kinase, with product MKIKSTSEEKMFAFYRFFSLSLTSLMYILGKSGPSILYKSLLILLLLILARGFTLTYRRFRDKPQALMLVVSTEMAGIILLTLLTGGYESPFKLYVLNPVLVAAGSLTFYFGWSLLFGYIGVIVVFCYLFMNTESKNVSSAILNNGNLFLSLVLTVTIMQMVVRMKRQREEADARTNETMEHIKSLYNIVETSSQHDFLNIGQVITDYVVKLTKLDKALFWFAKKSGEPAPQSRQTGWQQQEELYLFAELEKHEHEWRLQREPIFKSLPGLGDFLLMPVRMSTRFVGMIGVKLEAAEGLEGRRWYIQQLMFLSELSAIILERHELGVIENRLIVTNEQNRIADEMHDSVSQSLFGIVYATHSLKQTWSTMTEAQLEEQIELIHDSATKVAKELRITIYSLSSKKSGGPTWLGMVRSHLKSLSRLNDVEIELKITGDDFSLPYPYHKALFRIISEATGNAIRHGAARRIEVELSLKPKWIKLSISDDGVGFDTSLLWSESEEHTGGLGMKNMQHLSQSLGGEFQLTSNETAGTRIMISIPVGVAELKNA